DNA from Chitinophaga pendula:
GATTATATTTCGCCATATAAGGATACTTACTTTCAATGAAAACCTCAAGCTTAAATGTAAGTCTTATTGAAGCGAATGCCGCTGTTAATAAAGCCAGCTATATTTGTAAAGCATTTACTATTAGTTGTTATTTCTTTAGCAAATATTCAATACTAAATAACATCCGTTTCTTGCTATTTAGGAGCTATCTACTTTTGTTTACTTCACTACGATATACGATCAATAGTCTTTTTTTAGTATTTAAGACAACCAGATCATAGTCCGGGAAGTCAAAATTAGTAAGTTGAAATATAACAGGATCTTCTTTATGCACATATTCATTCGAATAAATTAACGGTGCAACTGGTCCTTGCTTAAATTTCCTCTTTTTACATTGCTCAAATAAATCCTGGTATTCTTCATCATTCAATTTTATAGCAAAAAATAAAAAATTACTGCCATCAAAATCATCTGCCTTTTTAGTTTTTTCAACTATTTCTGCTCCTAAAGGATTTTAAATCCTGAAATCTTCTCAGCCTCTGAAAACCTAGTATAATAAAGATATCCATAGGCCATTGGAATAATGATAATAGCAGAAAGCAAAAAATACGTTATTTTTTTCATGTGTATCAGCGAATTGAATTCATGTTTTTAGCTGAATTAATACCATAGTATATAAAATTAGGTTTTGCCATTGAGGGACTATTATTGTAAACAACTCTTGTAACAGTTTCAGCCAAGAGCCCTCGTTTACTATAAAGCTTTGGATCGAAATCATAAACATCGAAGAAACCAATAGCCTTACCACGCTCATTAAATGTTACCGTTACACTACCAATCGCGAAATCGAATCTCTCATTACCATAAAAACTAATAACGTTTTGATAGTAAATATTTCCTTTAGCATCCACCATTTTCAATGCCCCATTTTTCCGATAGTTACCTACAACAGACTCGGCATAGGCAACGATTTCTGCAAATTCCCTTTTTGTAAGCTTCCCAGTAAAGGTTCTATTTCGTGTTTCAGCTGCAATGCGGGTGCTATCTCTGCTTCTGACTGCCCATAGGCGGCACCTGTTCTTTTCAGCAAACGCAGCACAATCACTTCATCAGGTACAGTAAGTAATATCACATGATCAAACTGATCCATGAACTTCTCCATATGACTGGCTGTGCCAATTACAAACAGCACATCGTTATCATCCTTTGCCAACAGATCATTTACACGTTACTCATTCAATACTCAGTCCTTGCCTGGTTTTACCTCATTGTCAGCATACGCAGACCCCAGCGCTGCATCTACCCCTATGGAGTATTCCGCTGTATCCAAATCGACAGCGGCATAGCTTATTGAAGCTAATGCCGCTATTAATGTTGCTTTTCCAGTACCGGACATGCCGGTGAGTAGAATCTTTTTAATCCTAAACTAGGTATGTTATAGGTTTTTAGCTATTAATTCATAAAAAATTGCTCCTATCCAAAGTACTCCTGTTAAAAAGAAACATAGTCCGAATACTTTATGTTTATATCTGAAAAAAAGTATTCCACCTACAACAATTAAAAATGGTCCACTGAAAAACACTTGGATATATGAATGAAGGGGAAGTAATGGTAAGTAACTATAAATGATCTTATAATTTTGCAAAAAATATAATAAAATGGGATAAACTAGAATTGCTCCTATAAAGTATAGGAAAGCTAAGAACATATTTCTCATTGGAATAACCATAATAATGATTTAATTATCTACTTTTCTTTTCTTGTTAAGATCCGCTAAAATCCTATTTACAACTGCTTTCAAAGCATATTCATCAATCTTGCCATGCTCATTGGTAATACTAGTGACATCTATGTTCACTACCTTCGTTTGGCTTCCCTCTTGCGTTTTATTTTTGTCCCCATGTGACCTTACAATGGAGGGATTAGTTTGATAAATATTTATGTTCTTGTCTACATTTGAGGACACCGTCCTATTAATATTATTTGATTCAGGTCCTGCGGCAGCATCCACTGTAATTAATAAGGAAACGGGGACGCTGTTTTTTTTCAACCTAGCTGCCAAATGCATTGCCAATACTCCTCCATAGCTGTATCCTTCCAATACTATTTTTCCACCTTCAACATCTTTACCATTGTCTTTATTATAATTTGCCAACACGTAGTCATAGGCGCTTTGCGTCGCATTATCCAAACTTTCCGCGTTGAGATGAAATGTATTCCAATATTTAGAATAAAAGGATTCTGCATTTCCACCTTTTTTATTGAGATATTCCTGTTGTAACTGTTGAATAATTAATGGAGCACCTCCTTTCCCCTTTTTTCCAAAAATATCTGCACCACCAAAGGCTACAACAACGTCACCAGGATCTTCTCCTTTTATATCAATAAATCTAATAGGATTGTTATAAGTATAAGTGTATGGAGAGATCCCTTCGTATTTCTCAACTTTGGGATCGGCAACTCCCCATCTTCCATTTTGCAGATCATACGTCCTTGCACCATAGTCATACCACTCCAATCCTGATCCATCTCCGAACTCCTTCGACTGTAACTCTTTCCCATTGTATTGATACTTATTCTCCAACGGCCCAATGGCTTTATTACTGATCCCCGCCATCGTCAATCCAAATGGATAATAATGTGTCTCCTCCAGGATAGGCCCTGCGGCTCTACCCACCATTACATTATCAAAGAACACATCCTGCTGACTTTCATTGGAAGTATACACATACAGATAACCGCTCTTGCTCATCACCCTCTTATCGACGGCTAACTGCTGCAACTGATCCGGCTCTGCTTTCACCTGTTTCACCCCGCTGTTATCTTCTACTAAGTTAAACTGCTCGTCGAACAATACAAAGTTGAGGTAGGCTTTAGGTTTATCGGGCTGATTCGGGTCCTGGTCACGTTCTTTCAGGCGTTGGTAATCATTGCTGTAGAAGTTGCTGGTAAAAGGACTGTTACCGGACTGCTGCGCATTGCCATGTATCGAGGACTCCTGCGTGCTGGTGCTGAAGGCGGCCGCCAGGTCGGCGACCATATCTTCTACCGGGGTAGCGATTTTGTTATTGGAAGGTGCTTGTGATTTATAGAACGCCTGGGCACTCAGCTGGATGGTGTCGCCAGCCATTACTTTCAGTACCAGCGACGGACCGATCTTTTTGCCACCGCTTTTGGCGTTCAGCTTGGCGGTGAATTCGTTTTGATCCTGCCCGGATGGATAACCCACAGGTTTGGCCGTACGCGTCTCTTCGATATTGCTAAATAGCGCATTCTCTTTCGCTGCATTGGATGATTCCATCGTAGCGGCATACATGGAGAAGTCCGTCTGTTCGGTCAGCACCATGCGGGTATTGCCCAGGTGGTCTTTTAAGAAATAGTCGAATACCGGCCCACCGGCTACCCAGCGTACCCGGCCTTCTTCGTGCCAGAAGAACTGCAAGGTGTCATTCTGGTAGACGAACCCACCGATGTAGTCGGTGATAGTGGTTTTAGGAGTGCCACCGGTATTATCTACCACGGTCTTACGCAGTTTGGCGCCTGCGGCATCATACAGGTAGGAGATAGTGCCCTTACCGGCTACGGTGATCTGCACCGGCAGGTTCAGGTGATTATAGGTGATACCACCCGCAGCGATACCTTTGTTGCCATCCTGGGTCAGGTTACCGTTGCTGTCGTAGGCGTAGTCGTTCGTACTGGTGCCATTGATCTCTTTAAAGTCTCCCAATGTGGAAGTAGGATCATTCACCGCATCGGTCACACCTTTCAGTTTATTACTGTTCGCTAAATATTCATACGTCAGCTGATCGATCGGGGCGCTACTCGTGCCTTTCAGACCTTGCTGGGTCATGGATTTGATATTACCATTCGCATCGTAGGCGGAAGTCGCGTTCACACCATCTCCCATCTGCATGCTGAAGTTTTTCGCGCCGACAGCCCAGGTGCTGCCATTCCCTTCGGTGAAGTCCGCTTTCAGCAGACGGTTAGCTGCGTCGTAGCCGTAACCATAAGAACGACGTTGTCCATCTCCGGCACTCCGCCAGGTAGCACCGGCGATATTGCCGTTGTACTGGCTGGCAGTATAACCATAGTCATAGTGCAGCTCCGTACCGAAGAAATGTGTTTCGTTGGCGGTAATGTAGTTTTTGTTGATCCCTTTCAGCCAACCACGGATGTTGTAGGCATAGTTCAGTGTCTCCAGGTTATTTCCCAGGGTTTTGGTCTTCAGCTGCCCCATCGCGTCATATTCGTTGGTAGCGAGTACTTTTAAAGGCTGATCATTCACCTGTTTACGTACCGTGAGTAACCGGCCGGCATCGTCATAGTCCAGCACCGTGAGTATACGGGTAGTGGTAGTAGGGACACTCTTCGCATTGTTATGGTATTGGTAAGTGCTGAGCACCTGGCCACTGAAAGCACACAAGGTGCTTATCACATCCTGGTTGCCACTCACATTATCAGCAATGGCCTGTATTACCCGGCCTTTATCATCGTAGTAGGAAGTAGCAGTGAGCCACTGATTAGTGCCCAGTACACGCACTTTAGTACCGGTCACCATCCCGCGGGTCATAATGCTGGCAGCGGTGGCTACTTCGCGGGCAGGATCTGTACTCTGGGGTTTACTCAGATCGGCAGCCCGCAGCGCATGTGCGCCCGTGTAATCGTAGTTATCGTAAAAAGTATAGGTCAGTGGATCGACTTTGTTCGCGTCCAGGGTAGGCAGCGGGTTGGTAACCGTCAGTATGGTAGTTCCCGACTTACCTCCCGGTACGATCTCCCCTTCTGTATCCATACTGTTGGTATCAAAACCAGTTGTAAAATCTATGCTTTGAGAAGCCTGGTATTTGGGTCGGCCATCATGTTCACTCGCGGTCAGTACACCCGGCACCGGGAAGTCGTACGTAACTGTTGTCGTATTGGAAACCGCGGCATTCATGCCCGTCTGCAAGGCATCCCGGGCATCTGTGCTGGCATAAAAAGCCGTCATAGTAGGTCGGTTCAGCCCATCGTAAAAGGTGACCATCCACTTGCCGGCAGCAGCCAGGTTACCATCTCTACTGAATACTAGCCGATCGCGGACATCGTACACGAGCTCCGTAGGCGCCGTTACACCCGGCACCCGCTTTTCGATCATCCGGCGGCGGCCATCGTATTTATACTGAAAACATAACTCCTCCGCTACCCCGGCAGCAAAGGTCCAGTTATTGCTGATCAGGGATTCCACCGCTTTCGGTGGTAATACGATGCGCAGGTTATTGAGATCATCGTATACGTAGTAGGTACAAAGCCAGCCGGTATGTCCATCCGCTACGTTATCAGCCAGCTGTACTTTCTTGAGGATCACCCGGTCTTGTTTGTCTTTGAACTCCACAATACTTTTACCACGTTCGTCCTTCACCACATTTTTGTACAGCTCACCTGCCGGGTAGGCACCCACGCGGGAAGGCAAAGTGCCGTTAATAGGCATATCCCAGATCGTTACCGCATCAGCGGCCGTGTTCACCAGGTACTCCGTACCCGTAGGGCGGTTACCGCCTGTACGTGCCCAGCTGTTACCCGGTGCGTAGGATTTCATCACCCGGTTCAGCGGAGACGCTTCGAACTCCGTCTCGCCGTAGTAAACAGATTCTCCAGGGTAATATCCGCTCATAAACTGCGACTGCTCTGCAAAAGGATTTGTCTTAAACTTCCCATCACTACCCGGAGATACATAAGGCAGGTATTTAAACTGCTCCCGGCCGAAAGCATCGTACACCACCGGAGCAACGATATCCTTCTCACCGGTACCCATTCCTTTACTTACCGTCTGCAATAGCCGTCCCAGCCCATCGAAGTACTGACTACTCTGCTTCACCTGCCGCACGTTATTGTTACCAACTACAGCCAATGTATCTATGATGGAAACGGATGGCTCCCAGATACGTGTAAAATTAATAACGTTCATATTTGTATAAGGAACAGGCAATAACTGTGGAATAGCATTTGGTTGGTTCTCTCCTGTCGGTTGTTGTGCCCAACTAATAATATAAGGAAACGAAAACAGAATAGATAGTATCCATTTCATAGATCTGCACTTACTTTTGATATTACTGTATAGGCGATTGATATTGATAATCAAATAGTCGAACTATCTTGCCCTGATGATCTCTTACAACTTTTAGTCGCCCCCACTGATCATATTCATAAAAAGATATCTTACCAGACGGATCTGTACTAGTAGTCAATCCTACTAAAGGAGAATAAGTATAAGTATTGATTATAGCCTTATCCTTTAAAGCTTGTCTTAATTTCTCCAATTCTATTCTCAACAAATTCTCATCTGGCAGCGAACTATTAATAACATTCATATTTACGATACTAATAGCCGTTTGATAATCAACCCCTACTATTTCCGCTACTGGATATTTATCAGCATATCCCCATATAAATGAATGAATAAGTCCGTCTTGTCCCGTATATTGTTGAATATTCCCTTTACTTCCATATTTATCAAAAGTGCTACTTAGAAATGATGGTTCATTTCCATACTGTTTCTCAATATTTGATAGCAGTATCAGATTTCCCGCATAAAAATTGTAATTATTCTTTTGTCTAACCACTATCTTTTCATCATTTAATGCTATCTCTTCTACTACAGGAGAAATTATATTCCGACTGATCATCGAATCATAGACTGGCACACCAGCAAACTCATGTGGGTATTTTTTTGTTGTAGTTATTATATCATTATTACTATTTCTGGTTTTTACAAAAGTGGGTAGGGCATGGTTCTTGTTTTGATAAGAATATTCTTCCGTGTTTATAAGCGACACCCCGTCTTTAGAACTGTATGTATATTCTTCTTTCCGTTCAAGCCTCACCCAACCGGAATTATAAGTAAACACCTCATATACAAACTCTGCTGGTATGGCTGTACCTTGTCCTGGCTGCAACTCATGTTTCAAATAGGAAATTCGAAAACATGGTACTAATTCTTCATTTTCTTCAGGATATCCAGGTTTGTTGTCTATAGTAGGATGAATATTTGTTTTATAAACGTTTCGTTCCTTTTTGACAGGCGCCCAGGTATTTAACCCATCGTCATATCGTTCATATACTGTTTCAATATTTAATCCTCTGCACCAATCTGGCATAGTGTACAAATCCCCATTTATATCCTCTTGTTTTGTAGAAAAAGTATATCGAATTCGTCCCATATATCCAAGCGAGTCCCGTGTAACAGTAACATGACGATATCCAATAGGCAATTCTGCCCTATCCGACCCTAATTCGGGGTATGAAGATGCATTGTTAATATTATACTGACATTCATATGGACTTGCATTAAGCATTGTTCTATTAATGTAAGTACCTAAATTATAAGGAGGGTAGTGATTATAGTTAATGCTATACTCCCCTGTCTGAGGATGGTTGTAGTTAAAATATTTTTTTACTGCCGTTCCTGACAAAGCAAAATCAGTCATACTCGCTATTCTTACACCACCCACAGGAATGTTCTTCCATACATAATATGCACTATCTATTTCCCCTGTTATACCTATATACCTGCTGGCATTTCCCCTCCCCGCAATACTTAAGCTATATTGTCCAGGGCCAAGACTAATAGATTCACGACCACTTTTACCGAATGTTCTTGAAATCCCCGGCCCTGTTAACCTCGCCTGAGAAAAATCGTCTGCTAAATCCCAGTATATCGTTATACGATTAAACAACATACCAGGAGCTATCTCAAAGTCTTTTCTTGCCCCTAGTTTATCATTCGATAACTCTGCAATATTTACTGTCCGGGTTGTGATCTCGCGCTCTTGTTCTCGTGTCATATGCGGTTCATATCGAAAAGAGGTATAGCCACCGGTTGGATAGGTCATCTTAGAAATCATCCAGCCGGTTTTATATGTACCGATCGTACTCCTGTTAGCGGTTCCACCAAAATAAATCGCTGGAATGAGCGAACGATTGTTATTGGCTCCATTGTAATACCCCCAGCTATCTTGTGCAAAAGATAAACGTGCTGGAAGTTTTATGGACTCCTCATAATCAAATTCATATTTCCCTTTCCCTTCTTCCTCAACTGCTGTTAATTTAAGCCGGGAATTGAGTGATTGTTCCTCAATAGAAGTATTACTGTTATAGGTCAAGGCTCTGAAATAATCATAATAGAAGTTAAAACGCCTAATTAAATTTGTATGTGATTTTATTTCAATTTTTGTCAAGGCATTCCCGTATCGTGTATTTTCAAAAGCAATATCTTCCCTTGGTTGCGTAGAATAGGCAAAATTTATTTCGAGTGCCCCATCATCCGATGTTATCCGCCTTAATCGCCGTTGGATCGAGCGGTTGATATTGGCATATAACTTATCATTAATCGTTAATTGTGGGCAAAAACCTGTCACTCCTCCTGGTTGTACATATCTGATCTCTGATAATCCCTGTAGATAAGTGACAGCGACTTCATCATATTCAAATAATAACTCCCTGCCTTCATTTGTAATCACCTTTTCCAAAAAAAGGCTTGAAACAGTAAATGTCGGATTAGGCCTATTTTTACTGCCTATGATAGGACGCTCATCCGTATTCGAGGTTTCCCGTGCGTTAAATAAATACTTATTTCCTTCACTATCTATAATTTGTGCACCTCCC
Protein-coding regions in this window:
- a CDS encoding RHS repeat domain-containing protein; translation: MKKGLLLLLIFMVKMMFREDAVAQKAPPLPGNDHLRIIPPTPDAAKLGQYGELSTNLFNGVPNIQLPLYTIQLGTFKLPLSLDYTSNGIKVDEIASSVGLGWVLNTGGVITASIRGGNDKSEIRHKPADIFKFNPHDQNIPVGEVMSDYEWAKVIISGNYDTQQDIYYYTVNGMSGKFIYDYDISRVIPIPYANIKIDKGGAQIIDSEGNKYLFNARETSNTDERPIIGSKNRPNPTFTVSSLFLEKVITNEGRELLFEYDEVAVTYLQGLSEIRYVQPGGVTGFCPQLTINDKLYANINRSIQRRLRRITSDDGALEINFAYSTQPREDIAFENTRYGNALTKIEIKSHTNLIRRFNFYYDYFRALTYNSNTSIEEQSLNSRLKLTAVEEEGKGKYEFDYEESIKLPARLSFAQDSWGYYNGANNNRSLIPAIYFGGTANRSTIGTYKTGWMISKMTYPTGGYTSFRYEPHMTREQEREITTRTVNIAELSNDKLGARKDFEIAPGMLFNRITIYWDLADDFSQARLTGPGISRTFGKSGRESISLGPGQYSLSIAGRGNASRYIGITGEIDSAYYVWKNIPVGGVRIASMTDFALSGTAVKKYFNYNHPQTGEYSINYNHYPPYNLGTYINRTMLNASPYECQYNINNASSYPELGSDRAELPIGYRHVTVTRDSLGYMGRIRYTFSTKQEDINGDLYTMPDWCRGLNIETVYERYDDGLNTWAPVKKERNVYKTNIHPTIDNKPGYPEENEELVPCFRISYLKHELQPGQGTAIPAEFVYEVFTYNSGWVRLERKEEYTYSSKDGVSLINTEEYSYQNKNHALPTFVKTRNSNNDIITTTKKYPHEFAGVPVYDSMISRNIISPVVEEIALNDEKIVVRQKNNYNFYAGNLILLSNIEKQYGNEPSFLSSTFDKYGSKGNIQQYTGQDGLIHSFIWGYADKYPVAEIVGVDYQTAISIVNMNVINSSLPDENLLRIELEKLRQALKDKAIINTYTYSPLVGLTTSTDPSGKISFYEYDQWGRLKVVRDHQGKIVRLFDYQYQSPIQ
- a CDS encoding DUF6443 domain-containing protein, with the translated sequence MKWILSILFSFPYIISWAQQPTGENQPNAIPQLLPVPYTNMNVINFTRIWEPSVSIIDTLAVVGNNNVRQVKQSSQYFDGLGRLLQTVSKGMGTGEKDIVAPVVYDAFGREQFKYLPYVSPGSDGKFKTNPFAEQSQFMSGYYPGESVYYGETEFEASPLNRVMKSYAPGNSWARTGGNRPTGTEYLVNTAADAVTIWDMPINGTLPSRVGAYPAGELYKNVVKDERGKSIVEFKDKQDRVILKKVQLADNVADGHTGWLCTYYVYDDLNNLRIVLPPKAVESLISNNWTFAAGVAEELCFQYKYDGRRRMIEKRVPGVTAPTELVYDVRDRLVFSRDGNLAAAGKWMVTFYDGLNRPTMTAFYASTDARDALQTGMNAAVSNTTTVTYDFPVPGVLTASEHDGRPKYQASQSIDFTTGFDTNSMDTEGEIVPGGKSGTTILTVTNPLPTLDANKVDPLTYTFYDNYDYTGAHALRAADLSKPQSTDPAREVATAASIMTRGMVTGTKVRVLGTNQWLTATSYYDDKGRVIQAIADNVSGNQDVISTLCAFSGQVLSTYQYHNNAKSVPTTTTRILTVLDYDDAGRLLTVRKQVNDQPLKVLATNEYDAMGQLKTKTLGNNLETLNYAYNIRGWLKGINKNYITANETHFFGTELHYDYGYTASQYNGNIAGATWRSAGDGQRRSYGYGYDAANRLLKADFTEGNGSTWAVGAKNFSMQMGDGVNATSAYDANGNIKSMTQQGLKGTSSAPIDQLTYEYLANSNKLKGVTDAVNDPTSTLGDFKEINGTSTNDYAYDSNGNLTQDGNKGIAAGGITYNHLNLPVQITVAGKGTISYLYDAAGAKLRKTVVDNTGGTPKTTITDYIGGFVYQNDTLQFFWHEEGRVRWVAGGPVFDYFLKDHLGNTRMVLTEQTDFSMYAATMESSNAAKENALFSNIEETRTAKPVGYPSGQDQNEFTAKLNAKSGGKKIGPSLVLKVMAGDTIQLSAQAFYKSQAPSNNKIATPVEDMVADLAAAFSTSTQESSIHGNAQQSGNSPFTSNFYSNDYQRLKERDQDPNQPDKPKAYLNFVLFDEQFNLVEDNSGVKQVKAEPDQLQQLAVDKRVMSKSGYLYVYTSNESQQDVFFDNVMVGRAAGPILEETHYYPFGLTMAGISNKAIGPLENKYQYNGKELQSKEFGDGSGLEWYDYGARTYDLQNGRWGVADPKVEKYEGISPYTYTYNNPIRFIDIKGEDPGDVVVAFGGADIFGKKGKGGAPLIIQQLQQEYLNKKGGNAESFYSKYWNTFHLNAESLDNATQSAYDYVLANYNKDNGKDVEGGKIVLEGYSYGGVLAMHLAARLKKNSVPVSLLITVDAAAGPESNNINRTVSSNVDKNINIYQTNPSIVRSHGDKNKTQEGSQTKVVNIDVTSITNEHGKIDEYALKAVVNRILADLNKKRKVDN